The Candidatus Binatia bacterium genomic interval GTACCGGCAGCGATAACTCTCCGTTGAATTCGCCCCCGTCTTGTTTCCCGGGCTCGTCGTGACGGTGAAGCTTCCCTTTCCGGAGGCGAGCGCCTGTTCCGCTATGCTTTTCACTTCCGGGGACGGTTCATCGAGCGAGCCGACAAAGTGTTTTGTCGTAACGGTCTCGGTCGAAGTCACGAGGCTCAGCGGCACCGCCCCGCTCGCGATCTCTCTGAGGGCGGTCTCCTTGTCGATTTTTTTCCGGCCGGACAAAGCGTCGAGGGCGCTCTGGAGCGCCTGAAACGCAAACGTGCCCGACTCTCCGTAGAGTCTCTTGCAGGCGCGAAGCAAAGCTTCATCCACGTCTTCACCCGGCTGGCGATCCGCCATTACCGCGCGAGCCAGCGAGGCCGTCTCGATCTTAAGCTCTTTTTGTTCCATGTTCGCGACTCCCTATCTTAGAATGCAGCCATGATCGCTAGGGCGCGAGTCCGTAAAGCCGCGCCGGATTGTGCTCGAGGATGTTGGTTTTGGCCGCGGCGGTGATATCGTCTCGCTCTTGCAGCTCGCGCGCGGCGAAGCGCTCGCGGTCGCCGTGGGGCATGTCGGTTCCCATGACGATCTGGTTTTCGCCCACCAGCTCCAAAACATGCGGCAAAAGCGAGTCTTCCAACTCTGCGCTGAAGTAGAGATTTCCCCGCTTGATATACTCCGTCGCCGGCAGCTGCTGCACCGGCTTCGTCTGCGGCAGGAACGCGGCCAGTTTTTTCCCCTGATGTTTGTAGCGGTGATCGAGCCGGTCGATCATGAAGGGCACCCACATGCAGCCGGCTTCCAAGAAAACCGTCGTGAGATTCGGGAATCGGTCGTAAACGCCCCCGCTGATCAGCGCGGCAAAGCCCATGAGCACGGGGAAATGGAAGGCCACTACGCCGGAAGGATAGATGTGATCGTAGAGGTTGTTGATCGACGGGCAGGCCCAGCCGACGTGGACCGCGAGCGGGAGTTTCTCCGCGCACACGGCTTCATAGAAGGGAAAAAATTTCTTGTCGTCCAATTGGCGGTCGCCGGCGGTTCCCAGGAGCATGACGGCCGCGGCGCCGAGCCGCTTGGCCTCGTGGACCTCGCGCACGGCCGATTCAACTTCGTCGAGATTCACCACCGCCGCCCATTTGAGCCGCTCGTGCTTCGACAAGCAGTCGCCGAGCCAGCGATTGTACGACGAGCAGAGCGCGGTCACGAACGCCGGGTTCGAACTCAGCGGATAGGCGAGGAACAGCGTCGGATAGATCACCTGGACCGCGATCTGCTCCTCGTCCATGATTTGGAGCCGCGCCTTCAAGTCGCTCAACTCCATGCAGCCGACGCTTTCAGGTTTTCCTTGGGAGTGAGCCGTGGGTTTTCCGCCGACGGACGTCGGCGTGCCCAAATTATTGCAGCCGCGCCCTACGCGCCGGGGAAACAACTGCTCGTCGATGTCCCAGTAAGCGAGCCCATCCACGCCTACGACGCGCGGGCGCTGGGCGCGAAAGATCGGATCCAGATAAGCGTCGGCGAAAGTCGCAGGGCTTTCCTCCAGATGACCGTCGGCATCGATATAGCGCATGGTTGACACCCCCGGGTTTTTTATACAACCCTCTCCCCGGGGCGTCAATTTGCGGTGGGGGGCCGGGGCTT includes:
- a CDS encoding amidohydrolase family protein, with amino-acid sequence MRYIDADGHLEESPATFADAYLDPIFRAQRPRVVGVDGLAYWDIDEQLFPRRVGRGCNNLGTPTSVGGKPTAHSQGKPESVGCMELSDLKARLQIMDEEQIAVQVIYPTLFLAYPLSSNPAFVTALCSSYNRWLGDCLSKHERLKWAAVVNLDEVESAVREVHEAKRLGAAAVMLLGTAGDRQLDDKKFFPFYEAVCAEKLPLAVHVGWACPSINNLYDHIYPSGVVAFHFPVLMGFAALISGGVYDRFPNLTTVFLEAGCMWVPFMIDRLDHRYKHQGKKLAAFLPQTKPVQQLPATEYIKRGNLYFSAELEDSLLPHVLELVGENQIVMGTDMPHGDRERFAARELQERDDITAAAKTNILEHNPARLYGLAP